AAGAGAAGATCCCGAACTGGTTTGTCTGGCTGGGTATATGCGTATTGTCGGGAAAGAAATCATCGATCGGTTTCGAGGCCGGCTTCTGAACATCCATCCTTCTTTGTTACCGGCATTTCCCGGACTTGATGCGCAATGTCAAGCCCTGGAATATGGGGTTAAAATAACCGGATGTACAGTGCATTTCGTCGATGAAGGCATAGACACTGGCCCCATTCTTCTCCAGTCATGCTGTCCGGTGAAAGATGACGATACCGTGGATACCCTTTTCCAAAGAATATTACAACTTGAACATGCCCTTTATCCCGAAGCGATCCGTCTTGTGTTGGAAGGAAAAATTTATTGGGATGGTCGAAAAACGAAGGTCAGGGAGGATTGGCGATGAAAGCGCTGGTGATCGGGAATGGAGGGCGGGAGCACTGTTTGTGCTGGAAATTGTCCCAGAACTCCCGAATCGATCGTCTTTATTGTTCCCCGGGGAATGGCGGTACAGCGCTTTTGGGCACCAACGTGCCCCTTGCCACCCCCCGGGAATATCTTCAATTTGCGAAGGAACAGATAATCGATTTGACTATAATCGGCCCGGAAGCATACCTGGCGGAAGGCATCGTTGATTTGTTTCTGTCTGAGAAACTACCGGTCATCGGAC
The sequence above is drawn from the Atribacteraceae bacterium genome and encodes:
- the purN gene encoding phosphoribosylglycinamide formyltransferase, producing the protein MDNRKIAVLASGRGTNLQAILEACAAGQIPGRVSLVISDVPGAPALERARRANVPIHVLDYESFSGKKAYERNLFALLIREDPELVCLAGYMRIVGKEIIDRFRGRLLNIHPSLLPAFPGLDAQCQALEYGVKITGCTVHFVDEGIDTGPILLQSCCPVKDDDTVDTLFQRILQLEHALYPEAIRLVLEGKIYWDGRKTKVREDWR